The sequence taaaactattgaatCGTGTGGATAATTATGTCAcactagtttaattttttttctcgttTGTCTTAACTGAACTCTTTTCATATTGGATTTCCCGTCTCATCGGGTTAGGTTATAATGTGCAGCCATCACGGCTGTTATCGCTTTAGAAATTCGCTGTGAACTAATTGGACCggaaattgttattgttttttttttttaccgtaaAAGTCTAGTACGTGCAGATGGTTAAGGACATTTTCAACATAATGACAGTTGCCGGCTTTGAAGGTATCTGTACAATTGACGTTCCCTCCAGGAAAACCTCAAGGAAGATTCCTCAGCTGTTACGTAAATTAACGACTTGCCAAGCATACACATGTAAGTAAAAGTAACAGTCTTTTaatatctcactgctgggctaggctttcccttcgaggagaagttTCAGAGCTTGCCCACTCTGCTGCAATCCGGGTTGGTTATACACGTGTGACACATTTTTCTTGCAATTAGACGTATGAAGGTTACCTCACGACAAGTTCCAACACCTTAATcaccaaattaagcacatgtttCAGTGTTGCTGCATTGAAATTCAGTTCAAACAATCTCGGTTCTGCTTTCGGCTTCATCCACGACGATTTGACTTACCTTGGAAACATTTCCGAACAATTAAGCTCCGTCCATCCAGTCAGTACTTCATTGAGCATGATATCCAGCGCACGATCAGTTGGTAACTCACCGGTCAGCATGCGTAGAGCTAACCTAGAATATAacattcgaaattatttttaactgaagGCACATTTTATGAAACTGCCAGACTTTTGCTTAAGAGGTACGACGTCCAAATTATTGGATTCGGCGTTACTAATACGCTCCCAAGTTTCATCTGTCCTATGTTTGTTGGGAAAAGTACCACAGGTCCGTTCAGCGGGACGTCTGACGTCTGACGATTAACGCGCttttattatgtaagaaatCGTTGAAAAATATGACGAAAACATTCttgctataattataaataaataaatatttgacaacatcacatacattactctgataccgATGTtagtagttaaagcacttgtgttatggaaatcagaagtgacgacggcaccacaaacatccagacccaagacaagatagaaaactaataaactttttctacattgactcggcattgtctgggtgtatgtgttaccgtcgttacttctgatttttcataacacaagtgctttagctacttacattgggatcagagtaatgtatgtgatgttgtccaatatataataatatattttaaaaaagtgtaaCATTActaaagagtgagtgagccagtgtaactactaggcacaagggacataaaatcttagttttcaaggttggtggtacattagcgatgtaaaagttaatatttaacaacgccaatgtctaaCGGCCATGGCGACCACGTACCATTACGTGATGATCGAGCTCGGTTTAAAAATAACTGCATATCAAATACGTACCCATTAATCCTAGCCATTGTTCCATATGGAGGACTTAATTTCGCTGTGGCGACAAGATTTTTACAATACAACAACCAAACGCAATCCAATTCAGTGTAAATTCCGTTATTATTGCTGGCAACACTGTAACTGTCATTTTTATTGAATGACGTTTGTAGGTGATTCAACGCGTGCGTGTTCGCATCAATGTTGCGTGATATTTGATTCTGTATGTTGGCATTTAACGATTCCCTGTTCGAGAGCTGATTTAGGACAATTCTGCAAGAAAGAAAAACGAAACTCAAAACAGCACGCGacgattttataaagttaaaatttgtttgtttgtgtgtcgGTCGTAATTTCTGGAACTAATGATATAATTCTAAAGAAAATTTCATCGTTGTTTACGTTATTCCTGATTGATATTATAgggtacattatttttatattatatcattttcttaattaataaattgcacccgtgcgaagctggaGCTGTTCGCtagtcatattataaaacagagTAAAAATAcccaatacaaaaaaaacagttatagtCGTCCGAAGTTGAGACCAAAATAAAAGACTCAGGTTCAATCGGACCTAGATATAACCCTTGAGGGACTCCctactcaaatattttaaaggaattaAGATTAATCACTGTATTGAAGATAAATCTTCACAATTgtgtaaaaagataaaaacacAAGAATAATAATGAACTGTAtagctataaaaaaaagattggaAGATATAATCAAAGGCTTAACGAAAATTGTCGGAAGATCAAGCTGACTTAAACgtactttgtatttttgaatGCTCTGCCCAAATGTATCGCAGCACGGGCGGTACTCATTCCTATTTCCAATACATTTTCTAGAAGGTTCTTTCCCATATCGAGATCTTCATTGTCTAAACGATTTTGACGTTTCCTGTAAATTTAACAAGTTATTAATATGaggttaaaattacatttatatttttgctttaacgaaatcaaaatattcttatttaacaGTAACAATAAACTTGTTATACGTGCAGCTATTGTATCTAGCTTAAAGTTTGTTATGGGTGATCTTAATGGCATATCCACACTCGTGCCAAATTTGGGGAAATCCTTATTGAAACTCCAACGTGTGGATCTTGCGTTTGATTAATGTTCTCTAGCTTTGCGACTAGGACGAGTGTCGGTGTATTGTGCAAAAAATCAAAGGAAATATTTGGCAAGCGTTTGCGAGGCATTAGCAATGTTATTTATGACGATGACCTAGTTaagatttttcaatttatacaattaataacaaGTTTCTAGGTAGagagccgagattgcccagtggttagaacgcgtgcatcttaaccgatgatttcgggttcaaacccaggcaagaccTCTGAATGAAATCGAatatgaaattagacacatgcaggtttcctcacgatgttttccttcaccgagcacgagatgaattataaacacaaattaatggAGTTTTAGTAGTGCTTGCTTTTGAAAGAAACgtcagaaataaaataacgaaatcatattaaatataaatatgtcatagAAAAACGCCACTTTCAATAAAGGCCGCAAATTGTTaagatcttaaccgatgacgtCATGTTATTTCATGtaaaatcatctcgtgctcgacgagATTAAAagaggaattataaacaaaaaataagcgtATGAAAATTCAGATACTTGCCTATTtccaacatatatttatataaatctttaaaaaccaGTACTCACCCAAAAGCAGCCGAATTATCGTATTGATGGAAAATTTCATTGCGCTTAGTTTCGACTTTGCTGGGCTCCATGAAAAGTGCATTGAACGCAAAGACGTCCGGATCTTTCAACATTTTGTAACGAGCCGACTCCtgcaacaataaaaatacaagttttgGTAACATTTGACGTCAATACACTTAATTCGCTTCAGCGAGTGCAAATTGGAACCGCAGCTAGATATTCTAAACCCTTCATCTTTATCTAATTTTTATGGGCAAAGAgtgttttacatttattcattacattaaatttcccactgctgggttaaggcatcctctccctacgaggagaaggtttggagcattttccacaacgctgctcaaatgcgggatGGTTGATACAAATGTAGcagaacttcgttgaaattagacacatgcgtgTTTGTTTACGACGATTTCCtccaccgccaagcacgagatgaatcataaacacaaattaagcacatgaaaattcagtggcgcttgcccgggccatctcggctcagtggttagaacgcgtgcatctttaccaGTGCAAAGAGTGTTGTAAAACGGAAATTACTGCTAAACCAATCGAAATATACATAAACGTACCACCGGAACTTAGATTGTACAGAGAACACGCAAGAAACTTAATATTAGGAGTGTctcatttacataaaattttttaagaaaattttcgTACTGTGCAAATACCGACTGATGTGTTATTTCTTTTGCccttacttaaaataaagtttaaagacATTTACATTCGAATTAGTGTTCTACAATGAATAGTAAAATCAGTCGCAAGTCACAAATCAAATGCGTCaaaaatctgtctgtctgtttgtttgtttgttccggctaatctctggaacatctggaccgattttgacgggacttacactggcagatagctgacgTAATAatggctacaacaataactattttgttaaattctagcgcgtacgaagtcgcgggcacagcttgtgattaatatatatgtatttaatatgtatgtatgatatgTTCACAAACGAAGGTGCCTTCACGTGAAATAATCGACGTGCATTAATGTGAGTAACCCTCGTCTTTACAAgacgtcttagtgtgcgtgaattGAACAAAGTATGAATAGAGACATCAAAAGgccgaagttgctttcgcttcatattatgtattaaataatagacacgattaaattaaaatagccgagatggcccagtggttagaacgcgtgcatcttaaccgatgatttcgggttcaaacccaggtaggcaccactgaatgttcatgtgcttaatttgtgtttataattcatctcatgctcggcggtgaaggaaaacatcgtgaggaaacctgcatgtgtctaatttcaacgaaattctgtcacatgtgtattccaccaacccgcattggagcagcgtggtagaatacgctccaaacgttctcctcaaagggagagcaggccttagcccagcagtgggaaatttacaggcttttaatgtaatgttagacaataatgaaatgttttgataaatccaatgtaaataataaaaaaatatacgtttaaaaCCGCATGtattagaaagagacaaagaaGGTCAACTGGAGGAGGCAAAAGTCTTACTTGACGATTTCCCCCAGTTCACTTTACTGTGAGCCGCGTTATAGAAAatcgttccaaaaaaaaaacaaacccgATTAGATTTTTAATGCTATTTCGAACCTATTAATTCTCATAGTCTGGATCCTGACGATATAATGGAACTAGATGAAGTACAGAACGAACGGCATGCAAACTAATTTCTGTACTGAAAAATTCTAAccttctcaatttttttttaatctgtttggAAGTCACAGTCGATAGATGATCTTACCTGAGATTCCCACGCCATGAGTTGTATATTATGAAGCAGCATCACGTCCAACGTGAGTATACCAAACGACAGCAGATTCGTACTGTTGCTCAGTATAATTTTCCTGCTTTGGTTCGATATTGTGAAATTCTCTCCCAAATATATGTCTTTCAGCTTACTCATTACGATTGTAACGTTACCTTCGATGAGACTTTCGTTCAGAGCTTTAAGCAATTGACCGAATTCGTTACCGGTCTTCGGCTTATCGGCACCCTTGCCCTCGAAATCCGGATCAGTTGTGATCCAATCGTGAAGTTCCTGTACTTTTTCTATCAAGTAGCTGGTCATTGTGTTGCTTTGCATGTAATCGTCGTATAAATTGTCGTCGTTGTAATATTCTTCGTAGTTATATTCAGCCTTCTTCAGACCAGCAATGTAATTGTCGGAGAGTTTCGTTTCCGAATCGTCTACGAAAACGTCCGGTAGTGTAGGTTTAAATTCTGGCACGTTTGCATGGATGAATTCTTGCGGTAACTTCGCCTGGTCCTTCTTCTCGATTTTCTTCTCGGGGTGATGTAGGGATGTGTCGTGGATGGGATGTAATTGCGGTTTGGTTATGAGATTCTCGTCTGATTTCTTTTTACCCCGGTTTGCGACTATGTTCTTGAATATGGACAATTTTTCGAGGATGGGGAATTGGATTTCATTGTCTATCTCTTGGGATGTCGAGACTTCAGCTTCTGTTGTTGTTGGTCGTCGCTCAGGGTGAAGATTTGCGTATATTGGttcctaaaatttaaaatgaattatacgTTCATTTTTTTTAGACTACACATTTAAAACAGGTTAGTACTAGTAAATGGGTCACCTGTAAGTGGTCTCCACTAACCAAGCGAgacattactaatattactaatCCTTACATAATCCATGCACccccaaccttaggaactgagGTGTTACGTCCCATGTGCCTTTTACATTGGCTGATTCACCCTTCAAAAGGCAACATAgttttactaagtattgctgtctgTGTATCTGATGAGTGTCTGGGCTTGCACAacgccttaccaccaagtaaaatacacGCAAAACATAGTAAAGGATTAGTGTTATAGAACTATTCTgaaacaatttacataaatctATCTTGCTCGTTAAATGACGAAAAACTAACAGTGGGATAAATACGGTTACAGACAATAATCGAATCTTACTGACAATTCAGGATTGAGTTTGGTTAGTTTCGAATTACAGAATAGCGCTTCTGACCTTTTTTGATGCa comes from Vanessa atalanta chromosome 30, ilVanAtal1.2, whole genome shotgun sequence and encodes:
- the LOC125075174 gene encoding uncharacterized protein LOC125075174 isoform X1, which produces MFQYEYEKRPPSRDSRTTVSPHWHSRPLPPRPEDILPVKTSVPLKVWIIASASCFAVCGALVLATIVITRWGTSESYAPREIYAEAREPIYANLHPERRPTTTEAEVSTSQEIDNEIQFPILEKLSIFKNIVANRGKKKSDENLITKPQLHPIHDTSLHHPEKKIEKKDQAKLPQEFIHANVPEFKPTLPDVFVDDSETKLSDNYIAGLKKAEYNYEEYYNDDNLYDDYMQSNTMTSYLIEKVQELHDWITTDPDFEGKGADKPKTGNEFGQLLKALNESLIEGNVTIVMSKLKDIYLGENFTISNQSRKIILSNSTNLLSFGILTLDVMLLHNIQLMAWESQESARYKMLKDPDVFAFNALFMEPSKVETKRNEIFHQYDNSAAFGKRQNRLDNEDLDMGKNLLENVLEIGMSTARAAIHLGRAFKNTKIVLNQLSNRESLNANIQNQISRNIDANTHALNHLQTSFNKNDSYSVASNNNGIYTELDCVWLLYCKNLVATAKLSPPYGTMARINGLALRMLTGELPTDRALDIMLNEVLTGWTELNCSEMFPRCSKANAANVVLESIIQPLRKSQTNNRL
- the LOC125075174 gene encoding uncharacterized protein LOC125075174 isoform X2 — translated: MFQYEYEKRPPSRDSRTTVSPHWHSRPLPPRPEDILPVKTSEPIYANLHPERRPTTTEAEVSTSQEIDNEIQFPILEKLSIFKNIVANRGKKKSDENLITKPQLHPIHDTSLHHPEKKIEKKDQAKLPQEFIHANVPEFKPTLPDVFVDDSETKLSDNYIAGLKKAEYNYEEYYNDDNLYDDYMQSNTMTSYLIEKVQELHDWITTDPDFEGKGADKPKTGNEFGQLLKALNESLIEGNVTIVMSKLKDIYLGENFTISNQSRKIILSNSTNLLSFGILTLDVMLLHNIQLMAWESQESARYKMLKDPDVFAFNALFMEPSKVETKRNEIFHQYDNSAAFGKRQNRLDNEDLDMGKNLLENVLEIGMSTARAAIHLGRAFKNTKIVLNQLSNRESLNANIQNQISRNIDANTHALNHLQTSFNKNDSYSVASNNNGIYTELDCVWLLYCKNLVATAKLSPPYGTMARINGLALRMLTGELPTDRALDIMLNEVLTGWTELNCSEMFPRCSKANAANVVLESIIQPLRKSQTNNRL